A single window of Senegalia massiliensis DNA harbors:
- a CDS encoding recombinase family protein: MFIKGMINMTIAAIYARKSKATDKGEPSEIQINLGISLCKLRGWDYVVYEDYDVSGKNLDRPGFKRMLNDSHEYRNFLKHN, translated from the coding sequence ATGTTTATTAAAGGAATGATTAACATGACTATCGCTGCGATATATGCACGTAAAAGTAAAGCAACAGATAAAGGAGAACCAAGTGAAATTCAAATAAATCTAGGTATCTCACTTTGCAAACTTCGTGGTTGGGATTATGTAGTGTATGAAGATTATGATGTATCAGGAAAGAACTTAGACCGTCCAGGGTTTAAAAGAATGCTAAATGATTCTCATGAATATAGAAACTTTTTAAAGCATAATTAA